A stretch of the Lolium perenne isolate Kyuss_39 chromosome 3, Kyuss_2.0, whole genome shotgun sequence genome encodes the following:
- the LOC127338527 gene encoding peroxidase P7, with amino-acid sequence MVATSRISSWVAPALLLFVALAHTTDADHLYVGYYAKSCPNVERVVSSVMASRIGSGRMAPAVLRLFFHDCFVNGCDASVLLDATPFSESEKDAKPNASLTGFTVIDEIKAALEKECPATVSCADVLALASRDAVTLLGGPTWNMPLGRKDSRFAADKEFTTKHLPSPNDNLDELIKMFGELGLDARDMTALSGAHTVGMANCEHYRERVYGTSDTEYNIDPSFADARRKMCPPQGSSGDAGKAPFDVQTPRKFDNAYYRDLIAHQGLLNSDQALYSGGGVDSLVERYGADGDAFGRDFAKAMVKMGNILPLKGLPTEVRLQCSKANY; translated from the exons ATGGTGGCGACCTCCAGGATCTCATCTTGGGTTGCACCGGCTCTGCTCCTCTTCGTCGCCCTCGCGCACACCACCGACGCCGACCATCTCTATGTAGGGTACTACGCAAAGTCATGCCCCAACGTGGAGCGTGTCGTGTCGTCCGTGATGGCGAGCAGGATCGGCAGTGGGCGGATGGCGCCCGCCGTGCTCCGCCTCTTCTTCCACGACTGCTTTGTCAAC GGATGTGATGCCTCCGTTCTCCTCGACGCGACACCCTTCTCAGAGAGCGAGAAGGATGCCAAGCCAAACGCGTCCCTCACCGGCTTCACCGTGATCGACGAGATCAAGGCCGCACTCGAGAAAGAATGCCCCGCCACCGTCTCGTGCGCGGACGTGCTCGCGCTCGCGTCTCGCGACGCCGTCACCCTCCTCGGTGGTCCCACCTGGAACATGCCTCTTGGCCGCAAGGACTCGCGCTTCGCCGCTGACAAGGAGTTCACGACGAAACACCTCCCTAGCCCGAACGACAACCTTGATGAGCTCATCAAAATGTTCGGGGAGCTCGGCCTCGACGCCCGCGACATGACCGCACTCTCCGGTGCGCACACCGTCGGGATGGCCAACTGCGAGCACTACAGAGAACGCGTCTATGGCACCAGCGACACCGAGTACAACATCGACCCGTCCTTCGCGGACGCTAGGCGGAAGATGTGTCCGCCGCAAGGCTCCTCAGGCGACGCAGGCAAGGCACCGTTCGATGTTCAGACGCCCAGGAAGTTCGACAATGCTTACTACCGGGACCTTATTGCGCATCAGGGTCTCCTCAACTCCGACCAGGCTCTGTACAGCGGTGGAGGCGTGGACAGCCTCGTGGAGAGGTATGGTGCCGACGGCGATGCTTTCGGGAGGGACTTCGCCAAGGCGATGGTGAAGATGGGGAACATTCTTCCGCTAAAGGGATTGCCGACAGAGGTGAGGCTCCAGTGCTCCAAGGCAAACTATTGA